The genomic interval AAGGCCAAAGAGCAGCTGTCCCTGCAGCTCAAACACTCCAGAGGAAGAGCATGGTGTTAATCTTTACAGCCTTCTGTTACCTAAATTCTCATTAGCCTTTGAAACACGTAGTTGTCTTCACATGTCTAAGGAAcaatattaagaattaaaaatgaggggtgcctgggtggcacagtaggttgggcatccgactcttgatttcggctcaggtcatgatcttgaggttcgtgggtttgagccgcaGGTGGGGCTgcatactgacagtgcagagcttgcttgggattctggctccctctctctctctgcccctcccccgcttgctttctctctctctctctctctctctctctctctctctaaaataaacaaacattaaaaaaaaatgatggaactGCTGGCTAGATGCCAACCAAGAGTGCCAGTTATACTGTCTAGGCTCtccaggggaggggaagtggcTTCATACCATGGTGATTATTCTGACcatcacaaaggaaaaacaggGCAGGTGGGTCGCTCACAGCTGGACTTACTATTCTAAGGTTGTCACCTGAGAACACTATCAAGGGTAAAACACCATTCAACATCAGTCTCTTAAAGATTGTTCTCATATAAGATTTATTCCCCAgcaccactccctccctcccccctcccgtcCATCCCCACCCCAGTTCACAGTGGAGGACTAAGGAGATTCAGAGCAGGATCCCCCAGGTACAAGAAACACCCTCTGAAGATtttgctctccttcctccctcccttttgccAACTTCCAAGGCCTGAAGCTACACACACTCATGCAAACACACCAAAACCCGCTCCTCTCCCACACTCCTGTGTTTTTCCCTATCAGAGTTCACCTGTGAGACATCTGGGCTCTGAGAAGAGAGGAGGTGTCCAAAGTCTGAGAACCCTAAAGTGGGGAGATGCCATTACCCCGAATCTTCACACACAAGTGACTATGAAACAGGCACCTagctcttctcccttctcactcCTAATTTTCACTCCCGGCCTCTACCTTGTCCATCAACCAAGAGCAAACATGTTAGCACACTCCCACCTGCAGCACATGAAAATGGGCTCTGTCCAACATCCCTTGCCCAGGTATGGGAGTGTTGGGGGAGTGGTCCCTGAGGATCAGCAAAGGGTTAATGCAGAGGGCAAGAGGACAGAAGAGTTTGGCCTGAGCTCTGattggggaagcagagagaggctgTAGTCTGGCACAGGTCTAGAATtgccatttttagtttttctctagCATGACAGTAGAACAGATACCCCTTAGAGGGGTTTCTGACTACACATTCTTGCTAACTGGGCTCATCCTTAAAAGAGGCCCTGCCAAGTGGGAAGcaactgaaaataaaactattaaaggAACTGAATCAGGAGTAAGAAGAGCTGGTGCAAGAAGAGCTGGTGGCTCCTGGGGTGAATGCCAATGAGCCATTTGTAAAGTGCTACTTTGACACCCCCCATGCAATTATTGCTTCTCCAaaggaggagcaggggaaggaacgGGAACATGGAAATGGATATGGTATGGTATTGCTTTGCTCGTTGCTCAGGCTGATGGTCAAATGGAGCCAGGGGTTAGCAGCACCAAAAATAACCAGGCAGCTTCAGAAGATTCCATGAGACCATGAGATATAGAGGCACCCGCCCTCTCAGCCAGCTGACCCCACAGCCCAAGGTAATGTTGAAGAGGCCGACCCTCACATCATGTTCACATTTCCTAAATTTCACAAGCACTACTTTGGAGCACTGGAGGTTAAGCCTCAAGAAATGAGGATGGGCtagggcagagggagcaggccTGCTCTGCAGAACCAAAAAATTTgcttagaaaaagacaaatcaaatcATGGCTTAGCAAAAGAGGATGGCAATGTAACTCTTCCAGCTGCTGCCTGACTTGGAGCTCCAGGGAGGagatgaagggaggaaggaaggaaagggtggCTTCTATCACTGAGGGCCCCCGAGCACCCATACCTAGAAGCAAACAGCAGCACCCCCTCAAAGGGAAACCAATACCCCTGATTACTTTGTTCCCCAAAAGTACCATTCTGATGGAGAAGCCTCCCCTGGGGGAGCACTCTCACTGCAGTGATTGAGCTCAGAAATGGGCGTCCAGCTGGTAGCCGGGGAGCGAGTATCCTCTCTCAGCAGGCCTgagcttcagccaggtcaccaagCATACATATAGAATTCAGTGGATGGGACCTGGGTTCTTCCCTTGCCCCTTCACCTTAAGTgggatagggagaaaaaaaacctaaaccaCAGTGACCCCCAAAAGGAGTCTCTGCCTCAGTGGCTCCTGGAACTGGCAGGGTCCAGCTGATTCAGCTCTGACTGGTCCAGAAGTTCAAAGTCATCCCCCTCAGCATCAGTGTCCAGGTCTGAACTAGGGGCCCGAAGGAAGCCTCTCGTTGCTCTCCGGGGAGGTGGGCCAGAAGGGCCTGGCTGGGAGGCCCCTGACAGGGCCAGGTGAATCATGCCCTGGGAGACCAGGCTGGCAAGGTTGCTGGTGAGGTTGGATCCTGCAGGCAGGGCACCAAGCAGGAGCTCCGGCAGTACAGCCTCGTCCTGGCTGGCGGGAGGGTTCTGGAGCTCCTCAGCTCCTGGTGGGGAACGGTACATCAAGCTGGGCATCCCAATGCTGGTATCGTCCTCATCATCCAGGCCAGCGGGATCCACATTAATGGAAGGGAAGTCTGGAAGGTCTCTGGCAAAGGATTCTTCTGGATCACTGTGACCATCTAGGTCTGGGAGAACAGAGGGGTGTCTGAGACACGGCAACAACCTGGCACTCCTGTGCCCCAGCCCCACAAAGTCAGCCCCATGTAACCCGATTTTTCTACCCTGTATTTCTCAGGGTGAAGCAAAACCTGGAGCACTGGTTGGCCTTTCCCCTCCACTTACAGACTGCTATGATCTCTACTGCCCAAAGaactccctccccttcctccagtaTGCTCCATATGAGCCTAGAAACCGGAGGCTACTAAGGGAGGATTTCAAGGAGAGCAGCAGTACCATTCTGGCTGTAGCCATATGCCAAAGCTGTTCTGCCACCTGATCCACACctcagagaggagggggcagtaTCCCCTTCTGCCCAGGGAAGCTAAGTGGCAACAGTCAGAGTCATTATCAACTTGGGTCCAAGGTTCCCCTCACCTTCAGAGCCTTCTGTTAGAGGTGTCTGGCCCCGTGAAAGATTGAATGTGCCATTGTCTGTACAGGAGACCTCAGCATCCGAGTGCTCGGAGTCTGTGATGGCCAATTCCCTGGCAACAGTAGAATCATCCAGCTTAGGAAAGAAAAGACCAACAAGCCTGAAGAGAGAATGCCATTAGGAAAAGGTGCAGTTCCCCAGTTATAGCTCTACTAATTAGCCAGCCCTAAAGGCTACCCTAAAACCAGCAGTGCAATCAGGCACAATAGGGACTTCAGGTAATATCTTTACCCCTTTTAGGCTGCTCCCCCAAGGAAAACACCCTTATTTATCAATCTTGAGCATACGAAGGAAAGTAGTGTGGGGAGTCAACCAGCCACTTACTCTTAAGCAAATAACTGATCCAGAGATAACTTTTCACAGGTGGCCAGGAAGATACATTGCCCAACACAAGGTGGGCTGGGCTGTTTAAAAGATGATCACGCCAGTTCCAGAAGTTCTGCCATGATGGTAGGGGTTAAAAGGAGACACGGAAGAGGGTGTGCTGGTCACCAGGCTCAAACTAGGATCTATGCACACAGTCCCAACAGAACACTAGCTTCTCTCCTCACTGTTCTTTGGAGCAAGGGGAGGGTGGGGCCTTGAAGCACCCATAATGAACTTGAAAACCTAGTCACTGCCTAAACATGAGCTGCCATACAGTTAAAGGGGGCTAACTGGCCAGTGGTGCGCCTTCCACACCCAAGATACCTGAGGACAGAAAGCAGCAAGCTCCTCTTCGCTGTCACTGTGGTTGTCCATTGCACGCTCTGGGTGTAGGGCTCTGCGGCGCACTATGTGGAAAGAGCAGAAGGCCTTGACGTCTTCCCTTAAGGGGAAACCCCCACCCGCCCTGGACTTCAAAGGCATAAAAtcagaacagaacagaatgaaTCCTCTGAATATATCCTGAAGCCCCCATCACAATGCCTGAGGGTGGGGGTTGCTGAGCCTAAGTAACAAGGTAAGCTGATAACTGGGGAGAGAAAGATCTCTCTTCCATTGCCTCTCCTCCACCAGCCCCTCCACACTTTTGTTCTGATCAGATGATCAACAAGTCGCAGGATCAGCTAGGGGCAGACAGGATGTCAAGGTGGAAAGTGGAGGCTGTCCTAGAGAGGGCAAAGGGAGATGCTCCACCTTGGTTAAATTAGGCTTTTGAGGACTGATACTATTTAGCTGGCTGTGCCAGGGGGTGTTGGGCCTTGATGACCTTGTGTGTGCAGGGCTCTCTGAAGGCTAGGGCTTAATGAAATATCTAACCTGACCAGCCcacaggagggaggaaaaagttcACGGAACTGTCATTCATGTGTTGGAGGATCTTGGATCTTCTGGCTTCTCAGGCAGCATGAATCACCTTTGGAAAGCAGCTTTCAGTAGTAAAAAGAGGCCTGGCTTAGAGGTTGCCATTTACTAACTGTGAAGttcaatttcttttctcaagGTTGTCAAGGTTAAATAAGACATGTATGcagagctgccagcacagtgcTCGGGCACAAGGAAAGTACTTCCTAAAAAGCAGCAAACACTAGGGATATCTTCGCTGTCTGACTTTTATTCAATTTGGAAGAGCTTTCCCCAGATTTGTTTAAAATGGGAGTGTCCGGAATTCTAAGTGGGAAAATTGGTAAGCCTGCACAGACTTCctagaataaaatattacttttaccTATCACCGCCCCCTACACACCAACCACACCTCACTCACTTCTCCAACTTCTGAGGACTCACAGGCTTCTCCTTGTCTTCCCCAAATTGCCCAAGTGGAAAGAAGCCTCCCCTTGACACttacattgtctctctctctgcttcgaCATCATGTAGCCACGGACACTGAAATCTAGCCGCTGCAGAGCTGGCTTCAGCCGTACATATGCTCGATCCCACAGTCGGTGGTACACAGCAAGGGGCCACATCATGACAGTGACAACTGAGAGAAGGAGTGGGAAACAGCGGCAAGGTGGAGAAGGGGCTGTACGAAACAGTCCTTACTGTCCTTCTGTCACTGTGCCCTCTGGACACTCGGTGGGAAACAGTTCTGTTTCATTCTGCTGGTCATCCATCTTTACTAGGCTCCCCCACTACATGAGGGGGTTTGGGGGGGCAGAGACTTCTGCAGCCACCTACGTGGCTGTGCACAGCAGAGTGTGCTGACGATACATTAAGAACAGAACCAGGCAGTGTGGTCACATGCATACAGGTGTCACTGAGCCATACAAAAGGCTAACTGGTAACAATGCCTCAGAAACTAGACAACAAATCATGTGAGCTTCTGGCCACAACCATAACTACTCAGTTCTTCCAGCCCCACACAGAGTTCAGGCCAACAGGAagtaactaaatttaaaaaactgtgctccagaagaaaaaaaagtgctcCAGAATAAGCAGAATCTAGTAGAGAAACCTCTAAGAATTGTGTTCTGCTATTACACAGTATTCGGACTCTAAAAATTTCCTCCTAAATAGGAACAGACAGTCTTTATAGTTGGTAATACAACATAGGTTAGTGAACCCTCAATGATTTCTAAAGCTGACTTAGTAAGAAAAGTACTTTATGTGTGGGGAGCCTGTTATAGATAAGAAGAAAGATACTTTCATGACACCAAACAggttatgaaaatataaaaagatcatTTCCTGGAGAACCAAAATATAAAAGTCCTCTTTCTAGACCTAGAGTTAGCTGTGGCTGGAAAAGCTAGCAGGGTAAGCTCAGGGGAAGGTTATGTGCCATACTTACGTATTAAGTAGGACAGCAAGAGCCCAGGGATGTAGCGGCCCAAAACGGCCAAAAAGGTCAGTATCCCACAGCTCAGCAAGCAGAACTGGAGGAGTCAGGAAACAGTATTAAGTTTCTGTTACATGGAGGGAGActgaggtggggacaggggataGGTGGAGATGTGATTAAAATGATTCTTTATGACCTATAAGTGGGCATGTCAGAATCACAGCTGTGTCTAGCCACTGTTGCATCCCATAGTGATTATGTCTGGGATGGAAAGGAGGATGTCCATTCTATTCAAACTCCTTTTCCGTGGCTAACCCAACAGGGCTGCACCTCTCCTGCTAGGAAATTGGTCTGCATGGGCTTAGCCAAAAATTCTCTCTGAAAGCAAGTGTTggtggtggggtttttttaatttaaaaaaaacaaaaaaggtaaaaaattaaaaaacccaacaacctACCACATGTTTACTATGACACAAAACGCACACAAGCAAGCTTTCTTTGCCATCTTGGGGCTCAATCTAAGGAAGATGGCTCAAT from Panthera leo isolate Ple1 chromosome E1, P.leo_Ple1_pat1.1, whole genome shotgun sequence carries:
- the RETREG3 gene encoding reticulophagy regulator 3; protein product: MAEAEGLAAAPGPASGPTLRGRRTMSGSWERDQQVEAAQRALVEVLGPYEPLLSRVQAALVWERPARSALWCLGLNAAFWFFALTSLRLVFLLAFSSMIIVCIDQWKNKIWPEIKVPRPDALDNESWGFVHPRLLSVPELCHHVAEVWVSGTIFIRNLLLFKKQNPGKFCLLSCGILTFLAVLGRYIPGLLLSYLILVTVMMWPLAVYHRLWDRAYVRLKPALQRLDFSVRGYMMSKQRERQLRRRALHPERAMDNHSDSEEELAAFCPQLDDSTVARELAITDSEHSDAEVSCTDNGTFNLSRGQTPLTEGSEDLDGHSDPEESFARDLPDFPSINVDPAGLDDEDDTSIGMPSLMYRSPPGAEELQNPPASQDEAVLPELLLGALPAGSNLTSNLASLVSQGMIHLALSGASQPGPSGPPPRRATRGFLRAPSSDLDTDAEGDDFELLDQSELNQLDPASSRSH